The Rhodospirillaceae bacterium genome has a window encoding:
- a CDS encoding NifU family protein: MFIQTEQTPNPATLKFLPGKPVMETGVADFTSAEDAQNSPLAKRIFELDGVSAVFFGSDFITITKSDDMDWQVIKPLVLGAIMDHYTTGQSLFLEGASGVDEDDTFADENVDPEVIDQIKELIETRVRPAVAQDGGDIIYKGFKEGTVYLHMRGACAGCPSSTMTLKSGIENMLRHYVPEVVQVEAVL, encoded by the coding sequence ATGTTTATTCAAACGGAGCAGACCCCCAATCCAGCAACGCTAAAGTTCCTGCCGGGGAAGCCTGTCATGGAAACAGGCGTGGCGGATTTCACCTCGGCTGAGGACGCACAAAACTCGCCACTCGCTAAACGCATTTTCGAATTGGACGGCGTTTCTGCTGTGTTCTTTGGCTCTGATTTCATCACCATTACAAAGTCGGATGATATGGATTGGCAGGTCATCAAGCCGTTGGTCCTGGGTGCCATCATGGATCACTACACCACTGGACAATCTCTGTTTTTAGAGGGCGCCTCAGGTGTCGATGAGGATGACACTTTTGCAGATGAAAACGTGGATCCAGAGGTGATTGATCAAATTAAAGAATTGATCGAAACACGCGTTCGTCCTGCTGTCGCCCAAGATGGCGGCGATATCATTTACAAGGGATTTAAAGAAGGCACAGTTTACCTGCACATGCGCGGGGCCTGCGCTGGCTGCCCAAGCTCAACCATGACATTGAAATCAGGTATTGAAAATATGTTGCGTCATTACGTACCTGAGGTGGTCCAAGTGGAAGCCGTATTGTAA
- a CDS encoding universal stress protein: MVDERDTGPETKEGKERPRTFLLVVDSSAEMSAALRFACRRALHTNGHVALFHAVEPTDFHHFSSISDLMETEARSEAEKLLQRVAADVQRQTGHMPGLYLREGDTNEQLLTVLKEQDEISVLVLGAGTGDDGPGPLVTALSGKLAGKLTLPVTIVPGNLSAEEIDALT, translated from the coding sequence ATGGTCGATGAGCGTGATACCGGACCGGAAACCAAAGAGGGTAAAGAGCGTCCCAGGACGTTTCTATTGGTGGTGGACTCTTCTGCAGAGATGAGTGCGGCTCTCCGTTTTGCCTGTCGCAGAGCTCTTCATACCAACGGACATGTCGCACTTTTTCATGCCGTTGAGCCAACAGACTTTCATCATTTCTCAAGCATCTCTGATCTCATGGAAACAGAAGCCCGGTCCGAGGCAGAGAAGTTGCTGCAGCGTGTCGCCGCAGATGTGCAGCGCCAAACCGGCCATATGCCTGGGCTCTATCTCCGCGAAGGCGACACCAACGAGCAATTGCTCACCGTACTCAAAGAACAAGATGAGATTTCCGTATTGGTATTGGGCGCAGGCACCGGAGACGATGGGCCTGGACCACTGGTCACCGCTCTTTCTGGTAAATTGGCCGGTAAACTCACGTTGCCCGTCACCATAGTGCCCGGGAATCTCTCCGCAGAAGAAATCGACGCGCTCACGTAA